The Paludibacter jiangxiensis DNA segment AGATGCGCTGCCGCCGCGAAATGATCGACGAACCGGTTTCGCAGGGTGAAATTCACCGCTATCTGGCCGATACGATGTATAAACTTGGGAAAGAGAATGAAATATACAAAAAACTGATCAAAGAAAAACTACCTTCTACAGGAAAGAAAATCGCGATTATCGGAGCCGGACCGGCAGGATTGACTGCGGCATACTATCTTGTACGGCTGGGGCATTCCGTAACGATTTACGATGCTCTTTCAGAAGCTGGTGGCGTAGTCCGGTTTGGCATACCTCAATATCGTTTACCAAAGTCTGTCCTTCAGAAAGAAGTTCAGTTTATCAAAAGACTGGGAGTACAGTTTGTCTTTAATACCCGGCTTGGGACGGACATCCGGTTATCAGATCTGGACAATGAAAACGATGCAATATATCTTGCCATTGGAGCATGGAAAGACATTGATCTGAACATTCCCGGAGAACATGCGAAAGGCGTATTTGCCGGAACGGAAGTTTTGAAAGAGCTCGCTTTGGGCAAAATCCCAAAGCTCGGACAACACGTCGTCATTATCGGGGCAGGCAATGTTGCCATCGATGCAGCTCGCAGCATTTGGCGACTTGGAAAAGATGTGACTGTGGTCTACCGGCGCGAAAAAGACGATATGCCTGCCAACAAAGACGAAATCATGGAGTCGGAAGCTGAACATATCACTTACCGTTTTCTGGCGGCTCCACACGAGATCATCACCGACAAAAACAATCGCGCTAAAGCGTTGAAAGTTGAACTGATGAGTATCGGACACATTGATACTTCAGGCAGGCGAAAACCTCTACCGACGGGCCAATATGAAGAAATTCCATGCGACTCCATCATTCTTGCCGTAGGAGAACGGGTGGATACAGCATCATTATCCTCAGAGTTACTCTCCACGACAAAAGACGGGAGAGTTATTGCCGATCAGTTTTCATTCCACACCTCCCGTCCGAAAGTGTATGCCGGTGGTGATGCCGTGACGGGACCTTCCACGGCTGCCGAAGCAATGGGGATGGCGAAGAAAGCCGCAGAAATCATCGATTTTGACTTAATGCACGAACGGCGATTTTACAAGCTGTTCCGCCGGTTTGACTATCGCAATATTATACCGACGAATCCGAAACCATCGACCAAAAACAAACCTTTCCGGCTTTCTGTAAAAGAACGAACCGGCAATTTCCACGAAGTAGCCTCCGGTCTCACCGGCGAACAAGCGCACAACGAAGCGAACCGTTGCCTGCGTTGCGACATTAAATGCGAGGATACCAAACAATAAAGCTGTAAGCGAATTTTTGAAATTTTGAAATCTCACGATTATGCAAATCACGATAAACGGTCAGACAATTGACGTACAGGATGGATTAACCATCATGGATGCCTGCGCAATTGCAGGAATTGATATTCCTTCGCTTTGTTATCTGAAAGATGTCTCAAGCAATGCATCTTGCGGCATTTGTGTTGTTGAAGTAAAAGGGGCGCGCTCGTTGCTGAGATCGTGCATTACACAGATAACCGAAGGAATGGAAATCGTCACGAACAGCCAACGGGTAATGGATGCTCGTCGCATGAATCTGGAATTGCTCTTAGCCAACCATCCTCAGGATTGCCTGATTTGCGATCGTAATGAAAATTGCGAATTACAACAACTGACATTTGATCTGGGAATGCACGGCATGCGTTTTGTTCGTACGCGTAAAGAAATTTTACCGAAAGACGAAACTTCCGCTTCGTTAGTGCGTGACCCCGAAAAGTGCATTCTATGTGGTCGTTGTATCGCGGTATGCCGTGAAGTTCAATCCGTACAGGCCATTGATTTTTCAGGACGTGGATCAAAAAGTAAAGTGGCAACTTTTATGGACCTGGGACTGGGTGTGGTGGCTTGCACCAGCTGCGGACAATGTGCGCTGGTTTGCCCCACAGGAGCCATCACCGAGAAAAGCTCTATTGATGCTGTATGGAAAGATTTGCATAATCACGAAAAAATAGTTTTGGTACAAACTGCACCTGCCATCCGGGTTGGAATTGGAGAAGCCATGGGAATGCCTTATGGCAGTCTCGTAACGAGGCAAATGGTTGCCGGGCTTCGTAAACTCGGATTTTCAAAGGTATTCGACACCAATTTTACGGCCGATCTGACCATCATTGAAGAAGGTCACGAATTGATAAAACGGATTAAAACCGGAGGTGTATTGCCAATGATTACCTCCTGTTCGCCGGGATGGATCAAATTCATCGAGCATTTTTATCCCAAATCACTGCCTCACCTTTCTACCTGCAAATCACCGCAACAAATGTTCGGAGCAGTAGCCAAAACATATTATGCCGAAAAAACAGGCCTCGATCCCCGGAATATTATTGTAGTATCAGTGATGCCCTGCACAGCCAAGAAATTTGAAGCTCGCCGCCCCGAGATGGATAGCGCGTTTCATTACTGGCAAGCCAAAATGAATTTATCTGACGCTGATCATTTCTACGACGTGGATCACGTACTTACGACCCGCGAATTAGCACGAATGTTCAAAGAAACCGGCATCGAATTCGCACATCTGCCCGAAGAGAATTTTGACAGTCCACTGGGAGAATCAACCGGAGCCGCTGTTATATTCGGCACAACCGGAGGCGTGATGGAAGCTGCACTTCGGACGGCTTACGAAGTTTACACCGGAAAAACACTCGCCAACATAGATTTTAACGCTGTTCGTGGATTGAATGGAATAAAAGAAGCCGAAGTAGATCTTGACGGAACAAAAATCAAAGTGGCGGTAGCTCACACGTTAAAAAATGCACGAAAACTGCTTGACGAGATTGAAAACGGCACATCACCTTATACGTTTATCGAAGTGATGACTTGTCCGGGTGGATGCTTGGGAGGTGGAGGGCAACCCATTCCTACCAACACTGAGATCCGTAAGATGCGCGCAGAATCAATTTATTATGAAGATGCTCATAAAGGAATACGCAAATCGCACGAAAACCCTGAAATTCATTATCTTTACAAAGAGTTTCTGCTCGAACCATTAGGAGAAAAATCACATCGCCTGTTGCACACGAAATATATAGAAAGAAAAAATTGAGAGTATAACAAGATCATTATACAAATGCGGAAAAATCTGAAGACATCAATATGGCTATTACTAACTGCCCTGGTATTTACAGCTTGTAACAATGATGCCGATACAACATTTAGCAAAACAATTGTGTCCGGGCAGACTGTCTCTATTCGTATAAAGGAGACTTTGCAAGACAAAACCGGCTACGTGAGGTTACGGATGGACGCGGTGTCGGATTCGCGTTGCCCCATCAACGCCATGTGTGTATGGGCAGGAAACGGAGCCGTCACTTTTACGTTGTTTATTAATGGAAATCCAAGTATATTGACGTTGAATACGACATTAGAACCCAAAGTCATATCTTCACAAGGATATAAAGTAACCTTACTCGAACTTCTTCCGTATCCCGGATCCGTGAATTATAACTATGACAATTATTATGCCTCCGTCAGGATTGAGAAAGAATAAAAACGGGAGACATAAAATGATAGATTTTATGCCTCCCGTTTGTTTTTTACTATTATTATCTGATATTCTGCCTAATGGCTTGAAAAGCCCCATTTTCATAACCGCGGGTCTGTGACCTGCGGGTGAACACAACTTCAATCTACACGACCTGAAAGGTCGGACAAAACTCAAAGTTATGACTTTCAGGCGCTATGAAAGTCTATTAGGTGATATATCAGAAATTTTTTATTACAACAGAGAAAGAGATTCTTTTCCTGCAATTTTAGCTTCATGCTCCAACAGCCAGGCTTTGCGCCATATGCCACCGGCATAACCGACCAACTTTCCGTCTGCTCCTATCACACGATGGCAGGGAACAACTATGGCTATCGGATTGTGATTATTCGCATTTCCAACAGCTCTCTGACCATTTGGAGTGCCAATCTCTTCAGCAATTTTTCCGTAACTGACCTGTTCTGCGAAAGGAATATCCATCAGTGAATCCCAAACCTTTTGCTGAAATTTGGTACCTTCCATCTGAACAGGCACTGAAAATGCCGTCAGAGTTCCCCGAAAATACTCGTGCAATTGATGTATGCACATTTCCACCGGTTTGGTTAGTTCGCCTTCCACATAATATTCATGCTTATCGTCGAACTCCACAGCCGTTACAGCCTCGGCATTGCCCTTAATGCGCAAGGTTCCTACAGGCGTATTAATTAATCGAATGCAGCTTGTTTCAACCATTGAATAGCAATTCTTTTCCTTTATGGGATTCATCGAAATCCCCGTTGTTGTATACTAGCTTTCCATTTACAAACGTGTGTGTAATGCGGGCATGAAACTCCTGACCTTCGAAAGGAGACCATCCGCATTTAGAAAGAACATTTCCTGAATCTACGGTCCAGGGATAATTGGGATTTACCAATACCAGGTCAGCATAATAACCTTTACGGACAAATCCTCTTTTTTGTATCTTAAACAAAGTTGCCGGTGCATAGCACATCTTTTCGAGCGCTTTTTCCACCGTAAAATGGCCATTTCGTGCCATTTCGAGCATGGCCGGCAATGAGTGCTGAATCAAAGGAATACCCGAAGCAGCCTGCAAACAATCGCCTTCTTTATCGGACAGCAAATGAGGTGCATGGTCTGTCGCAACAGTATCCAGCTTATTAGTTGTAAGCGCCTGAATGAGTGCCTTTTTATCAGCCTCTGTTTTTATAGCAGGATTACATTTAACCCGGGCTCCCCGTGTTTCGTAATCACGATTATCAAACCAAAAATAATGCACGCAACCTTCGGCAGTAATCTGTTTTTCGGCTAATGGCTTTGCCTCAAACAATGCCAGTTCATGTGCTGTGCTTACATGTGCAATATGCAGACGGGTCTTGTATTTCAAAGCCATCTCCACAGCTGCGGCTGTCGACTTGTAGCAGGCTTCGCCGGAACGGATAAGATGGTGGTTCGGAATTGGAATATTTTCGCCAAACTGGGCTTTGTATGTATCAATATTGCGCTGAATAGTGCCCATATCTTCGCAATGAGCCATCAGCATCAAAGGTGATTCGGCAAACAACCACTGCAAAAATTCTTTATCATCCACCTGCATATTACCGGTTGAAGCCCCGAGAAAGACTTTAATACCCGGAATCCGCTTTGGATCTGCATTTTTGATTTGCTCTCTGTTTTCGTTGGTAGCACCAAGATAAAAGGCGTAGTTCGCCAGAGATTTTTCCGAAGCCAACCGGTTCTTTTCGTCCCACAATGCCAAAGTTGTTGTTTGAGGCACCGTATTGGGCATATCGAAAAATGACGTCACACCGCCGGCTACAGCCGCTTTGGATTCTGTGTATAAATCAGCTTTCTGAGTCAACCCCGGCTCCCTGAAATGTACATGAGTATCAATTACACCAGGCAACAGCCATAAATCTGAAGCATCTATTACAGTATTGTTTTGCAAAATGCTTTCCGGCACTTCTCCCTTAAATATTTCTGCAATAAACTCACCTTCAATCCGAAGGGATCCTCTGAAGGTATTTTTTTCGGTAAAAATTTTAGCGTTGTGAACTAAGATTCCTTTTTGGCTCATTTTTGTTCCGTTTCGAAGAGAATGAGTAATATTAACGCGCAAATATGGCGTATATTACTTAATTAAAGGTTAATAATGAACATCTGTTCCTAAAACAGAAGGATGTGTGACAAAATTACAAAAAACTTATGGCGAACAATACCATTTTCATCAAAAATTGAAAGTTTTTTTGTGCATTGTTAAAAACGTCAGACGTTATACGTAAAACCCACCTGTAAAAACTTTATCACACCACTTAATCCTAAAATCTCACAAGGCCTCAATCATTTCCATGCACATCCGTCCATTGTGATACGGACACTTCCAGAAACCGGCTTTATCATCCGAAGTATTAATGCTGCCATCCGCTTTTATACTCCAATACCACTCACCGTTGTTCCTATCAACCAGATTGTTTTTTATGTAACTCCAGCAGGCCTTCGCTTTTTCGAGATATTCCTCTCTGCCGTACAGCCGATAGGCGTACCAGAAGCCCACAACAGCTTCGGCCTGCACCCACCAGTGACGATCAGAATCGACATGTCCCGTTACCAGATTCTTTTCATATATAAGGCTCCCATCCGGCTGAAGTCCTTCGGACGCAGCTTTCACAATGGCTGGTATAACAGCAATTACCCTGTCTGTCAGATCCGTTTCTCCGAGAACCACAGCTGCTTCATAAAGTAACCAGGATGCCTCGATATCGTGACCGTAAGAAAAAATATTTTGCTTGTTATGCCACTGTTCATCAAAAAAGAGCTGTAAATGGCCGGAAGGTGCCAGTATTTTGTCCAAAAATAGTTCGATCAGATTCCGCAAACTGTTTTTCAGTTCGGCAGTAGGCCAAATTCGGTAAAGATTGGTATATGGTTCCAAAATATGCAAATGAGTATTCATTGTTTTTTTCTCATTTGCATCTTTATCGCTCAAACGCACATCTGCAATTTCACCCCATTCTCCGGTAAATGCTTCCTGATAACCGTTCAGGTTCTGATCAAAGCTATATTTCTCAATAAGCTGATATAATTCGACAGCTTTTTCCAAAGCATCGCTATCGCCGGTTGCACGGGCATATTCGCTTAGTCCGTAAATAGCAAAGCCCTGGGCATATATTTGTTTCTT contains these protein-coding regions:
- a CDS encoding NADH-dependent [FeFe] hydrogenase, group A6, whose translation is MQITINGQTIDVQDGLTIMDACAIAGIDIPSLCYLKDVSSNASCGICVVEVKGARSLLRSCITQITEGMEIVTNSQRVMDARRMNLELLLANHPQDCLICDRNENCELQQLTFDLGMHGMRFVRTRKEILPKDETSASLVRDPEKCILCGRCIAVCREVQSVQAIDFSGRGSKSKVATFMDLGLGVVACTSCGQCALVCPTGAITEKSSIDAVWKDLHNHEKIVLVQTAPAIRVGIGEAMGMPYGSLVTRQMVAGLRKLGFSKVFDTNFTADLTIIEEGHELIKRIKTGGVLPMITSCSPGWIKFIEHFYPKSLPHLSTCKSPQQMFGAVAKTYYAEKTGLDPRNIIVVSVMPCTAKKFEARRPEMDSAFHYWQAKMNLSDADHFYDVDHVLTTRELARMFKETGIEFAHLPEENFDSPLGESTGAAVIFGTTGGVMEAALRTAYEVYTGKTLANIDFNAVRGLNGIKEAEVDLDGTKIKVAVAHTLKNARKLLDEIENGTSPYTFIEVMTCPGGCLGGGGQPIPTNTEIRKMRAESIYYEDAHKGIRKSHENPEIHYLYKEFLLEPLGEKSHRLLHTKYIERKN
- a CDS encoding methylated-DNA--[protein]-cysteine S-methyltransferase — its product is MVETSCIRLINTPVGTLRIKGNAEAVTAVEFDDKHEYYVEGELTKPVEMCIHQLHEYFRGTLTAFSVPVQMEGTKFQQKVWDSLMDIPFAEQVSYGKIAEEIGTPNGQRAVGNANNHNPIAIVVPCHRVIGADGKLVGYAGGIWRKAWLLEHEAKIAGKESLSLL
- a CDS encoding dihydroorotase, producing MSQKGILVHNAKIFTEKNTFRGSLRIEGEFIAEIFKGEVPESILQNNTVIDASDLWLLPGVIDTHVHFREPGLTQKADLYTESKAAVAGGVTSFFDMPNTVPQTTTLALWDEKNRLASEKSLANYAFYLGATNENREQIKNADPKRIPGIKVFLGASTGNMQVDDKEFLQWLFAESPLMLMAHCEDMGTIQRNIDTYKAQFGENIPIPNHHLIRSGEACYKSTAAAVEMALKYKTRLHIAHVSTAHELALFEAKPLAEKQITAEGCVHYFWFDNRDYETRGARVKCNPAIKTEADKKALIQALTTNKLDTVATDHAPHLLSDKEGDCLQAASGIPLIQHSLPAMLEMARNGHFTVEKALEKMCYAPATLFKIQKRGFVRKGYYADLVLVNPNYPWTVDSGNVLSKCGWSPFEGQEFHARITHTFVNGKLVYNNGDFDESHKGKELLFNG
- a CDS encoding AGE family epimerase/isomerase; protein product: MEEIAKQEFVDELCLNILPFWINNVIDADNGGFIGRVSGNGDKHTDAPKGAILNARILWTFSAAYRLFNKPEYLETATRAKEYLLTYFWDNEQGGIFWQLAADGTPLDKKKQIYAQGFAIYGLSEYARATGDSDALEKAVELYQLIEKYSFDQNLNGYQEAFTGEWGEIADVRLSDKDANEKKTMNTHLHILEPYTNLYRIWPTAELKNSLRNLIELFLDKILAPSGHLQLFFDEQWHNKQNIFSYGHDIEASWLLYEAAVVLGETDLTDRVIAVIPAIVKAASEGLQPDGSLIYEKNLVTGHVDSDRHWWVQAEAVVGFWYAYRLYGREEYLEKAKACWSYIKNNLVDRNNGEWYWSIKADGSINTSDDKAGFWKCPYHNGRMCMEMIEAL